The Bradyrhizobium sp. WBAH42 genome includes a window with the following:
- a CDS encoding reverse transcriptase domain-containing protein has protein sequence MSFRFIEDHRDADPVRLICAVLEVSPAGYYAWRDRPVSERTKSNASLLAAIRQVHQRVVADRATHVHVAFGRPRRSGNVPQPGRRQVETGLTIGEGAHDSEGVPQGGVLSPLLSNIMLHEFDAWLEAKYLSDKARKDRWAWNFGIKLGRPIALRENRQWKPAVAYCRYADDFVVIVKGTKAQAEEIHQECRAFWKAS, from the coding sequence ATGAGCTTCCGCTTCATCGAAGACCATCGCGACGCCGATCCGGTGCGGCTGATCTGTGCCGTGCTCGAGGTCTCGCCGGCCGGCTATTACGCCTGGCGTGATCGCCCGGTCAGTGAGCGGACCAAATCCAATGCCAGCCTCCTGGCCGCGATCCGGCAAGTCCATCAGAGAGTTGTGGCTGATAGAGCGACGCATGTTCATGTAGCATTTGGTCGACCACGCCGTTCCGGCAATGTGCCGCAGCCGGGCCGCCGCCAAGTTGAGACAGGATTGACCATCGGCGAAGGCGCCCACGACAGCGAGGGTGTTCCGCAAGGTGGCGTGCTGTCACCGCTCTTGTCCAACATCATGCTCCATGAGTTTGATGCGTGGCTGGAGGCGAAATACCTGAGCGACAAGGCTCGCAAGGACCGCTGGGCATGGAACTTCGGCATCAAGCTGGGCCGCCCTATTGCGCTTCGAGAGAACCGGCAATGGAAGCCGGCGGTTGCTTATTGCCGATACGCTGACGACTTTGTCGTCATCGTAAAAGGGACCAAAGCTCAAGCAGAGGAAATCCACCAAGAATGCCGCGCCTTCTGGAAGGCAAGCTGA
- a CDS encoding DUF1508 domain-containing protein translates to MYFQIYRDTRDEWRWTLLAGNMRKIAESGEGYHNRADCLAVIELVKSTDRDTPVRG, encoded by the coding sequence GTGTACTTTCAAATTTACCGCGACACGCGCGATGAGTGGCGTTGGACGCTACTCGCTGGAAATATGCGCAAGATCGCTGAGTCTGGCGAGGGCTATCACAACAGAGCCGATTGCCTTGCGGTCATCGAACTCGTGAAAAGCACCGACCGCGACACTCCGGTGCGGGGGTAA
- a CDS encoding RidA family protein yields the protein MNIQRYDANGKRLSHVLVYNGIAFITGQTAVDRKKDVVGQTTEVLNRIDNLLAKAGSDKSRILFAQIWLKNVVKDFGALNSVWEGWIPSNALPARATVEANLAAEDILVEIALQAAVN from the coding sequence TTGAATATTCAACGCTACGACGCCAATGGCAAACGTCTCTCTCACGTCCTCGTTTACAACGGAATTGCCTTCATCACCGGGCAGACCGCCGTCGACCGCAAGAAGGACGTAGTCGGCCAAACGACTGAAGTGCTGAACAGGATCGACAATCTGTTGGCAAAGGCCGGCAGCGACAAGTCTCGTATCCTGTTTGCGCAGATCTGGTTGAAGAATGTCGTGAAGGACTTTGGCGCACTGAATAGTGTGTGGGAAGGGTGGATTCCTTCGAACGCGTTGCCAGCGCGTGCCACGGTCGAAGCTAATCTCGCAGCCGAGGACATCCTGGTCGAGATCGCCCTTCAGGCCGCAGTTAACTAG
- a CDS encoding IclR family transcriptional regulator, with protein MTTATNEKESPLFITSFAKGLMLLSSFRGEYSSLSLVDMAEITGMNKSTVQRLAFTLETLGYFAKDPQTRRYRLTPKSLEIGTGYLQTSELVERANPYLHELNGTTGESCNLLEPCETDMIYVSRFAGHKQISVPIALGQRLPMYCSSAGRAFLAALSPPASDAILAQSKLQAFTHKTEIDPQALRAVIQEARAAGYATSNEQYYIGDIAVAAPIVNAQGDPLAAVNVAVPFSRWTLDSVIEQLAPQVVNTARAISNAARSLHPLTDQYC; from the coding sequence ATGACTACAGCGACCAACGAGAAAGAATCGCCATTGTTTATTACTTCGTTCGCGAAGGGATTGATGCTTCTTTCATCCTTTCGTGGCGAGTATTCCAGCCTGAGCCTTGTCGACATGGCCGAAATTACCGGCATGAACAAGAGCACGGTGCAACGTCTGGCGTTCACGCTCGAAACACTAGGCTATTTCGCCAAAGATCCCCAAACTCGTCGGTATCGATTGACACCCAAATCACTCGAAATCGGTACGGGGTATCTCCAGACCAGTGAATTGGTCGAGCGAGCTAACCCTTATCTCCATGAGCTCAATGGGACGACCGGAGAGAGTTGCAATCTCTTGGAGCCGTGCGAAACGGACATGATCTATGTGTCTCGATTTGCCGGACATAAGCAAATCTCGGTGCCGATCGCGCTAGGCCAACGTCTGCCGATGTATTGCTCCTCGGCAGGACGGGCGTTTCTTGCCGCGCTGTCCCCTCCAGCCAGCGATGCAATCCTTGCGCAATCGAAATTACAAGCGTTCACACATAAAACAGAAATCGATCCACAAGCTCTCCGCGCCGTCATCCAGGAAGCGCGTGCAGCGGGCTACGCAACCTCGAACGAGCAATACTACATCGGAGATATCGCCGTGGCGGCCCCGATCGTTAACGCTCAGGGCGATCCGCTAGCCGCGGTCAATGTCGCCGTTCCATTCAGTCGCTGGACCCTCGATTCCGTGATTGAGCAACTGGCGCCGCAAGTCGTCAATACTGCTCGGGCGATTTCGAACGCTGCGCGATCGTTACATCCGCTCACTGACCAGTATTGTTAA
- a CDS encoding amino acid ABC transporter ATP-binding protein gives MIRFQAVHKSYGTAQVLRGVDVDIAKGKVVCLIGPSGSGKSTMLRCINGLESYQSGSIFINNMEVDARSSKIHEVRARVSMVFQRFNLFPHRTALENVMEGPLYVLKQGRKEVIDRAEELLVRVGLASKLESYPASLSGGQQQRVAIARALAMQPDAILFDEPTSALDPEMVGEVLQVMRSLAEGHMTMLVVTHEIHFAREVADQVLFLDRGQILEQGSAQDILREPSHERTRDFLRRVTHPV, from the coding sequence ATGATCCGCTTTCAAGCAGTTCACAAGTCCTACGGAACTGCGCAAGTGCTGCGAGGTGTCGACGTAGACATTGCGAAGGGTAAGGTGGTTTGTCTCATCGGACCTTCAGGGTCTGGCAAATCAACTATGTTGCGCTGTATCAATGGGCTTGAGAGCTATCAGTCTGGCAGCATCTTTATCAATAATATGGAAGTTGATGCCCGATCGTCTAAGATTCATGAGGTTCGTGCTCGCGTTTCAATGGTGTTTCAGCGCTTCAATCTTTTCCCACACAGAACGGCGCTTGAGAACGTCATGGAGGGACCGCTTTACGTGCTCAAGCAAGGCAGAAAGGAAGTCATCGACCGCGCCGAGGAGCTACTCGTGCGTGTCGGACTCGCGAGCAAACTCGAATCATATCCAGCATCGCTGTCAGGTGGCCAGCAGCAGCGTGTGGCGATCGCACGGGCCCTGGCGATGCAGCCCGACGCCATTTTGTTTGACGAGCCGACCTCCGCCCTCGACCCCGAAATGGTTGGCGAGGTTCTGCAGGTCATGCGCAGTTTGGCGGAAGGGCATATGACCATGCTAGTGGTTACACATGAAATTCACTTCGCACGGGAAGTTGCCGATCAGGTCCTATTCCTCGATCGTGGACAAATATTGGAGCAAGGATCCGCCCAAGACATCTTGCGTGAACCTAGCCACGAGCGCACGAGGGACTTTCTGCGGCGGGTCACACATCCGGTCTGA
- a CDS encoding amino acid ABC transporter permease codes for MNTFLSRFADYLPFLIKGLWLTIAVTLAALALSTLLGLLWALLRTSGVRYLSGPTRIFVELMRGVPILVVLFYLYFVMPDLGVDLTAFQAGVLGLSLTYSCYIGETFRAGIEAIDRGQTEAAKSIGMKHSLMMRRVVLPQAARVVMPPYANNMVMLLKDSSQVSVISVTELTMQGKMLASSNFDNLTVFSLVAILYLCLVVPLNLTMRRVEQKLRLA; via the coding sequence GTGAATACCTTTCTCTCCCGGTTTGCCGACTACTTGCCCTTCCTGATAAAGGGCTTATGGCTAACGATTGCTGTAACGTTAGCAGCTCTAGCGCTCTCTACTCTGCTGGGGCTGCTTTGGGCGCTGCTTCGTACTTCTGGCGTACGCTACCTCTCCGGCCCCACGCGAATCTTTGTTGAATTGATGCGCGGCGTCCCAATCTTGGTCGTCTTGTTCTATCTCTATTTTGTCATGCCTGATCTCGGAGTTGATCTCACAGCGTTTCAAGCAGGTGTCTTGGGACTTTCGCTCACGTACTCCTGCTATATCGGCGAGACGTTTCGTGCCGGTATCGAGGCGATCGACCGCGGACAAACCGAGGCGGCCAAATCGATTGGCATGAAGCATAGCTTAATGATGCGGCGGGTAGTGCTCCCACAAGCGGCGCGTGTTGTAATGCCGCCCTATGCCAACAACATGGTCATGCTGCTAAAGGACTCCTCCCAGGTGTCTGTGATCTCGGTAACCGAACTGACGATGCAGGGAAAAATGCTTGCGTCGTCGAATTTCGACAATCTTACTGTCTTCAGCCTGGTGGCAATTCTCTACCTATGTCTTGTGGTTCCTCTTAATCTGACAATGCGGCGTGTCGAGCAAAAACTGAGGCTGGCCTGA
- a CDS encoding ABC transporter substrate-binding protein gives MPKIAAILWLGASLVLNGTAWAAEKIKVGVTTTGIPFTFVDPENHEIKGAMVDLAKAIAADNGWEVSFEIVAFSALIPSLNTGKIDLISAGMLVTDQRKEAVSFADPVFAYGEAMFVAADDRKNYTLEALKAQPVGAQIGSAFVEPLKGLGLFSDVKLYDGIADIMREVKLGRVKAGFGDQPIVAYQIVHNPALGVRLVEGYKPLKSSDVAPAVAKQNVDLLRRVNASIGKLKASGELARIFAKYNL, from the coding sequence ATGCCTAAGATTGCTGCGATTCTCTGGCTCGGCGCGTCACTCGTTCTCAACGGTACGGCATGGGCTGCGGAAAAGATAAAGGTTGGCGTCACGACCACGGGCATACCGTTTACATTTGTCGACCCCGAGAACCATGAAATCAAGGGTGCCATGGTCGACCTTGCAAAGGCGATCGCGGCCGACAACGGATGGGAAGTGTCGTTCGAAATCGTAGCATTTTCCGCGCTGATTCCGAGCCTCAATACCGGCAAGATAGATCTGATCTCCGCCGGCATGTTGGTCACCGACCAACGCAAGGAGGCTGTCAGCTTCGCCGATCCCGTCTTCGCCTATGGCGAGGCTATGTTTGTCGCGGCTGACGATAGGAAAAACTATACGCTGGAAGCGCTGAAGGCTCAGCCTGTAGGAGCCCAGATAGGCAGTGCTTTCGTAGAGCCACTGAAGGGACTCGGTCTGTTCAGCGACGTCAAGCTTTACGATGGCATAGCCGACATCATGCGCGAAGTTAAGCTTGGTCGTGTCAAGGCAGGCTTTGGCGACCAGCCGATCGTTGCCTATCAGATTGTCCATAACCCGGCGCTCGGTGTGCGCCTTGTAGAAGGCTACAAGCCGCTGAAGAGTAGCGACGTTGCTCCAGCCGTTGCGAAACAGAATGTCGACTTGTTGCGGAGGGTCAACGCATCGATCGGTAAGTTGAAGGCAAGCGGCGAACTGGCGCGCATCTTCGCAAAATACAACCTCTAA
- a CDS encoding FAD-binding oxidoreductase, giving the protein MAEQAYDPLVDDYPAPSVLDPETYWASVAGPPPQDDGAIQEGVEVDVAVIGGGYAGLSAALSLARDYGIRAIVLEARSVAWGCSGRNGSFARISGGRMPIAKLIKVYGEEVGKAYFNEMLQALNGVRAIIREGEIDCDVQPDGVYKVAAFNAHVEALKRETELYNDLVGYPARFVPKQGLAGIHHGAEAHGAMYFPDGFSMNPLKLARGICRLARRYGARVHPNSPVIGWQRYGGVHHLRTPSGLVKARKVIVATNGYTSSRLNPSLAARILPVHSQIIVSAPMDEKQIAGSLPSGNCMFDTRGLLFYYRRLPDGRMMFGGRSAITGKDAENPRHKAYMIDAMRRKFPALSQATVDYWWGGWVAVSMNSLPFVYAVPGQDQVFCGGGYAGSGVSFSVHVGSKLAMMAAGRTFATGASFLTREPRKYPFPAFMRLGQRIAYRVMQRKDTRESSKRACHCSTSNEAR; this is encoded by the coding sequence ATGGCAGAACAAGCTTACGATCCACTAGTCGATGATTATCCAGCCCCAAGCGTGCTGGATCCAGAAACCTATTGGGCGTCCGTCGCGGGCCCACCACCCCAAGACGACGGAGCCATTCAAGAAGGTGTGGAAGTCGACGTCGCGGTAATAGGAGGCGGCTATGCCGGGCTGAGCGCAGCCCTGTCACTTGCGCGCGACTACGGCATTAGAGCGATCGTCCTTGAAGCCCGTTCAGTCGCTTGGGGCTGCAGTGGGCGCAACGGTAGCTTCGCGCGCATTTCGGGCGGACGCATGCCTATTGCGAAGTTGATCAAAGTCTACGGAGAAGAAGTCGGCAAGGCCTACTTCAACGAGATGCTTCAAGCACTGAATGGGGTACGAGCGATAATCCGTGAAGGCGAAATTGATTGCGACGTGCAGCCTGACGGCGTCTACAAGGTCGCGGCGTTTAACGCTCACGTTGAGGCGCTAAAGCGCGAAACGGAACTCTACAACGATCTCGTTGGATATCCAGCTCGTTTTGTGCCCAAACAGGGTTTAGCCGGAATTCATCATGGCGCGGAAGCGCATGGCGCCATGTACTTCCCTGACGGCTTCTCAATGAACCCGCTTAAGCTGGCGCGCGGCATTTGCCGACTCGCTCGTCGTTATGGTGCACGCGTTCACCCAAACTCCCCGGTGATTGGTTGGCAGCGCTACGGTGGAGTGCACCATCTGAGGACGCCAAGCGGTCTAGTCAAGGCACGCAAAGTCATCGTTGCAACCAACGGCTATACATCCTCGCGCCTTAATCCGTCGCTCGCTGCCCGCATTCTTCCCGTGCATTCGCAGATTATCGTTTCGGCGCCGATGGACGAAAAGCAGATTGCGGGAAGTTTACCTTCAGGCAACTGCATGTTCGATACCCGCGGACTCCTATTTTACTATCGACGCTTGCCCGACGGACGAATGATGTTTGGTGGGCGAAGCGCGATCACGGGCAAGGATGCCGAAAACCCAAGACACAAGGCCTACATGATTGATGCGATGCGGCGAAAGTTTCCGGCATTGTCGCAGGCAACCGTAGATTACTGGTGGGGTGGATGGGTTGCTGTGTCGATGAATTCGCTGCCGTTCGTTTACGCCGTTCCCGGCCAAGACCAGGTATTCTGCGGTGGCGGCTATGCTGGAAGTGGCGTGTCATTCTCCGTTCATGTCGGCAGTAAGCTCGCCATGATGGCCGCTGGTCGGACATTTGCGACTGGGGCGTCATTTCTAACACGTGAGCCGCGCAAATATCCATTCCCAGCCTTCATGAGATTGGGCCAGCGCATCGCCTATCGAGTGATGCAACGAAAAGACACGCGCGAGTCCTCAAAGAGAGCCTGTCATTGTTCAACATCAAATGAAGCGAGGTAA
- a CDS encoding AAA family ATPase encodes MAPTQSSARSCPVTFWVRQCAVANFKDGSAKTTRALYLSQSLALAGFRVLAIDLDPQASLSAMLGINPSSTSRRTKLSTAPFDTTNTGGQCGKLSNRLILTG; translated from the coding sequence ATGGCACCGACCCAATCATCGGCGAGAAGTTGTCCAGTAACATTCTGGGTGAGGCAATGCGCCGTCGCGAACTTCAAAGACGGCTCCGCCAAGACGACGAGGGCATTGTATCTTTCGCAATCCCTCGCCCTGGCCGGCTTTCGGGTCCTCGCGATTGACCTCGATCCGCAAGCTTCGTTGTCAGCAATGTTGGGTATCAACCCGAGTTCGACATCGCGGCGAACGAAACTCTCTACGGCGCCATTCGATACGACGAACACCGGCGGCCAATGCGGAAAGTTGTCCAACCGACTTATTTTGACGGGTTAG
- a CDS encoding type II toxin-antitoxin system HipA family toxin produces MFSRTPKPAARTLPRHRTFPRATRRSLMDRLPVYFETREVGWITTADEASGFTYAESWRGLTGAFPVSLTMPLSRASHDASAILPWAANLLPENATLGIVGHMLGKSPADVIGLLAEMGRDTAGALSVGQPGTGLIAGKWREIPDKAALERILNELPHKPFLVGEDGVSMSLAGVQTKLAVALNGDTLYIPIDGAPSTHIIKPDGEHLPGAVQNEAFCLTLARMIGIPTPKVTTGTAGERSYLLVERYDRRHDGKRWRRLHQEDFCQALGRPPAAKYQNNDRGLKGPSLADMVGVTQRHMTAHETARFVDLAIFNPMVWNTDSHAKNYSLMLSARGAAMAPSYDIVCAAPYPKITRNMAQKIGGQKQADQLGRNHWERFAIDCKLSPTQTIRRVSEIAQAVTHHAMVAKAEVEAMPARGDPVLDTVVEAVISRARGYLERLKQTEPAPKGAAALWP; encoded by the coding sequence ATGTTCTCAAGGACGCCCAAGCCCGCCGCGCGAACACTTCCGAGACACCGGACATTCCCGAGAGCGACGAGGAGGAGCCTGATGGACCGTCTTCCGGTCTACTTTGAGACGCGAGAGGTCGGCTGGATCACGACCGCTGACGAAGCGTCAGGCTTCACCTATGCCGAATCCTGGCGCGGGCTGACCGGCGCCTTCCCTGTGTCGCTCACCATGCCGCTCTCGCGGGCGTCCCACGATGCCTCGGCAATTCTGCCATGGGCGGCAAATCTGCTGCCGGAAAACGCAACTCTCGGGATCGTAGGTCATATGCTCGGCAAGTCGCCGGCCGATGTCATCGGTCTTCTTGCCGAGATGGGCCGCGACACCGCCGGCGCGCTCTCCGTCGGACAGCCTGGCACCGGGCTGATCGCCGGAAAATGGCGAGAGATCCCCGACAAGGCCGCGCTCGAGCGCATCCTCAATGAGCTACCCCACAAGCCCTTCCTCGTCGGCGAAGATGGCGTGTCGATGTCGCTTGCCGGTGTGCAGACGAAGCTCGCCGTCGCTCTGAATGGCGACACCCTGTACATACCGATCGACGGCGCGCCATCGACCCACATCATCAAGCCCGATGGCGAGCACTTACCTGGCGCCGTCCAGAACGAGGCATTCTGCCTGACGCTCGCGCGCATGATCGGAATCCCGACGCCGAAGGTGACGACCGGAACGGCAGGCGAACGTAGCTACCTGCTGGTTGAGCGCTATGACCGCCGTCATGACGGCAAGAGGTGGCGGCGGCTGCATCAGGAGGACTTCTGCCAAGCCCTCGGCCGACCGCCAGCTGCCAAGTACCAGAACAACGATAGAGGCCTAAAAGGACCATCATTGGCCGACATGGTCGGCGTGACCCAGCGCCACATGACAGCACATGAGACCGCCCGCTTCGTCGACCTTGCCATCTTCAATCCAATGGTGTGGAACACGGATTCCCACGCCAAAAATTACTCGCTGATGCTATCGGCGCGCGGCGCCGCCATGGCGCCAAGCTACGACATCGTCTGTGCGGCGCCATATCCGAAGATCACACGCAACATGGCGCAGAAGATCGGCGGGCAGAAGCAGGCTGATCAGCTTGGACGCAACCACTGGGAGCGCTTCGCCATCGACTGCAAGCTCTCTCCAACACAGACGATCCGCCGCGTCTCCGAGATTGCTCAGGCCGTGACACACCATGCAATGGTGGCCAAGGCCGAGGTCGAAGCCATGCCTGCCCGCGGCGATCCCGTCCTGGACACTGTCGTGGAGGCGGTGATTTCGCGCGCGCGCGGCTACCTAGAGCGCCTGAAGCAAACGGAGCCAGCGCCGAAAGGCGCAGCAGCCCTATGGCCCTAG
- a CDS encoding helix-turn-helix domain-containing protein, which translates to MNTPPKGTPPSWRKDAPGETGVARQAAEFAAAFGRLIQEERKRQGLRQDELAMVSGTGKRFIVDLEAGKSTCQLGRSLHVANVLGLRIEDVLKDAQARRANTSETPDIPESDEEEPDGPSSGLL; encoded by the coding sequence ATGAACACGCCTCCAAAGGGTACTCCCCCCTCATGGCGAAAGGACGCTCCTGGCGAGACCGGTGTCGCGCGCCAAGCCGCCGAGTTCGCTGCAGCATTCGGTCGCCTCATCCAGGAAGAACGCAAACGCCAGGGCCTCCGGCAGGACGAGCTGGCCATGGTGAGTGGGACAGGAAAGCGCTTCATCGTCGACCTCGAGGCCGGAAAAAGCACCTGTCAGCTCGGGCGCAGCCTGCACGTGGCAAACGTGCTCGGGCTGCGCATCGAGGATGTTCTCAAGGACGCCCAAGCCCGCCGCGCGAACACTTCCGAGACACCGGACATTCCCGAGAGCGACGAGGAGGAGCCTGATGGACCGTCTTCCGGTCTACTTTGA
- a CDS encoding transposase, translating to MTISRAEVITSVERRRRWSRDEKERLVAASLEPGATVSEVARMAGLHVSQLFRWRKEICKYSETSIAPFVPVEIGPSVPPRDLTEAPLTTAPARRRRSQGIIEIDLGSGHRIRVDGDVDGDALRRVVDALVRR from the coding sequence ATGACGATTTCGCGGGCAGAGGTGATCACATCGGTCGAGCGGCGACGCCGGTGGTCGCGAGATGAGAAGGAACGGCTAGTTGCAGCATCGCTCGAGCCCGGAGCCACTGTTTCCGAGGTGGCTCGCATGGCCGGCCTTCATGTGAGTCAGCTGTTCAGGTGGCGCAAAGAGATTTGCAAGTACAGTGAGACGAGTATAGCTCCGTTCGTGCCGGTCGAGATTGGACCGTCTGTGCCGCCGCGGGATCTGACCGAGGCGCCGTTGACGACGGCGCCGGCGCGTCGGCGGAGGAGCCAGGGCATCATCGAGATTGATCTGGGTAGCGGACACCGCATCCGGGTCGATGGCGACGTTGATGGAGACGCGCTGCGTCGCGTTGTCGATGCCCTGGTGCGCCGATGA
- the tnpB gene encoding IS66 family insertion sequence element accessory protein TnpB (TnpB, as the term is used for proteins encoded by IS66 family insertion elements, is considered an accessory protein, since TnpC, encoded by a neighboring gene, is a DDE family transposase.): MIPVPTGARVWLATGYTDMRRGFPSLALQVQEVLHKDPLNGHLFVFRGRRSDLVKMIWHDGQGACLFTKRLERGRFIWPSIAGETVTISPAQLSYLLSGIDWRNPQETQRPTRVG, translated from the coding sequence ATGATCCCGGTTCCGACAGGCGCGCGAGTGTGGCTCGCGACAGGCTACACCGATATGCGCAGAGGCTTTCCCTCGTTGGCACTCCAAGTGCAGGAGGTGCTGCACAAAGATCCGCTCAACGGTCATCTGTTCGTCTTCCGTGGTCGCCGCAGCGATCTTGTGAAGATGATCTGGCACGATGGCCAGGGAGCATGCCTGTTTACCAAAAGGCTCGAGAGAGGAAGGTTCATTTGGCCATCGATTGCCGGTGAAACAGTAACGATCTCGCCGGCGCAGTTGAGCTATTTGCTGTCCGGGATCGATTGGCGCAACCCACAAGAAACTCAGCGTCCAACGCGGGTCGGATAG